DNA from Dama dama isolate Ldn47 chromosome 5, ASM3311817v1, whole genome shotgun sequence:
GAAAGACATGGGTTCCAGCGAGTGCAGAACGCTGTAGTGAAACCCTTTCAACCTCCTATTCTGGACAGGTCATGTTTTGTCACAGAATTTCAAGCTTTGAGTTCCAGTtggttttttcctcctttctcctgaGGAAAGCATCGTATCACCACAGTCTCAAGATTCTTTTGAGGTACATCCAGATTTAATTACAAAAGAGCTAAAAGACCAACACATTTGTCTCCAAAACAGtcatttctctggaattgagATCATTTGTCTCTGCCCTCCAGGTAAAGGGAACAGTCAATAGATTTTTTCCAGACATTTGTATGAAATAGCAGAACCGGCTAACACCTAACAGACAAAACACTTAGGTGTGTTTGCATTTGCTTACTTAGAGCTGTACCACGGTAAGCACCACTCCACAAAACGAAAATGTTTGAAATCCAAGTGTTCAAACATTTCTATAGTGTTTGCTGGACAATGGCCTGGAATCTGATAAAAAGCAGCTGACAATTAACAAAGAAGCAAAAACTGGCATTTTGGCCATCTTAATAACACACTTGCAAGCAAAGAGAATACAAAGCAGGCGGGGAGGAAAGTTAAGGTTTGAAACACTTCCAACTACTGACTTTGAGGTTCAGAAGAAGTTCTAACAAAACTTTTCAGAGAATGTCAACCTTCAATTAATAAAGACAAACATCTTCAGGAATTCCATGTCTAGTTCAGTCTATTCCAGTGAGACAGCTTGCTAAAAACCCACCTGCACCATTAATTAGCTGGACTTGGGAGCACCATTTAAAAATAAGCCTGCTCACTACCAACCACACGGAGCTAAGAATATAAAACAAGAGCAAGTAACGGATGGCAACCATGGTCATGGAAAATGGTCAATGAAAAAGTCAGAAAGGTAGTCAGGcaccagaaaataaaaagttgttgGGCCAAAGATTGAATAGGCTTCTTGACACTAGAGAACACATCCACTCCTAGTTTCAGCTGCTTTATATTGGGTGCCACTGTACCATAAGCATCAGCCGCCCTTCAGGCAACCCATAGTGAAAGGACTCAGAAGCCAAGCAGTGGAGTGTTGTTACCCCGAATATTCACTATGCATAGACAGCTCACATATCCCAGGGATTCAACAGGGGCTTCAACTTGGTTGTGACGGGTCCCAAATGAcatctaggcctcagtttcctccttgtGGCAAAGGAACTGTGGTTCTTAACTCTTCCGGGTCACAGCCCCCTCTGAAAACTTGCTGGCGATGGATCCTCATTTCCCTAAATTGCATATTCCCACTAACTTCTGCACACAATTTCAGGGAGTTTGGGGAACTCCATCTCCAATCCAAGGTTTCCAGGTTCAATATCCAAGGACTGGGAATTTCTAAGTTTTCTTacaactccaaaaaaaaaaaaaaaaaagccaaccatAACGAACAATGATCATTCCTTTCATCCACTGACGCTTTATGGTTTACAAAGCGCTTTCAATCCCACAAACGTTgatagaggaggaaactgaggcgcaGACAAATTACtgagtgacttgcctaaggtcactcgGCCAGCTGGTGGCTAGGCCCGGAAGCAAACGCCGCTCTTCCGACTCCGGAGCTCGCTTCTCCACCCCGGAGTTGCCGCCAGAGCTCCCGCCCCTCACTAAGGCGGCATAAGGAGGAAAAGGCAAAGTAGAAAGCCCACCACCAACCATCCCCCGGCCCCCTCCTGCCCCCCCAACTGGGTCCTTGCAGGCCCCGAAGGGTGGCGCCAGGCCTCCAGGCCGGCCCCGGCCACCCCAGCTTCCCCGGCCGCGCCAaatcccgccgccgccgcctccccgggAGCGGGGCGGAGCAGCTGCCCGCCGCCGCCAACCACCCGGACGACTCCTCGTCGAATCGCAAACGCATAGGCCGCCGCCCGAGTTCTGCGTACAAGAAGAAAGACGCGGCGCGAGCGCCAACGGCCACCGGGCGCGCGCCGCGGCGGCCGGGCCTGCGCCCCAAGAGCTGGATGCCAGAGCAGGAGAAAGAGCCGCCAACCGATCGCTCGATCGACCGCGCGCCCGCTCCTTCGCCCTACCAGACCGGGAAGGGGGGGAGGGCGCGCCAGGGCTTCTTTGAGTTAGGGGCCTGACTCCCCGGCGACGAGACAAGATGGCTCCTCCGGTCCGCGCTGCAGCTGCCGTCCCGGCTGCGTCGTTCGGCCCGCCCCCGGTACTGTTTCTTTAAATGGCGGAGAGGGTcaagaaagcaggaagagaggCGCGCGCACTCACGTGACAGGGGCGGGCCCGGCTAACAAAATCCGGTCACGTGGAGACACGCTACCCGCCAATCAGGAGGCGTCGCATCAGGGCGGGGGCGGGAGGAGCTGCGGCTCTGTGATTGGCGAAATGCGCCGCGGAGGCCTCGGGGACTTGGGGCGTCGGGGAGTGCGCGAGGCGGCCCGGGTTGTGTGCACTGGCGGAGACAAAGAGGTGGCGGTGGCGGCCTCGGCGGAGCAGCCCTAGACGCCGAATTTTGTAGTGCTGAGTCCTGTCACCATCTCATCTAGCGCGGCGCGAGGGCGGCTGGtctcgcggcggcggcggcggcggcagcggcggacGCGGAGGTGGCGGCAGCACATGGTTCCAAGAGCGCCCTGCGGTTGTTGGGTTCCAATTCCGTGGGGAGGGACAAAGGCAGCTGTGAGCGCCGGGCAACGCCCAGTCGGGTGGTGCGCTCGCCACTGCCCTCGATCCGGGCCTTGAAAACTGGGACTAACTTGTCTCCGTGAGGAGGAGACCACGGGACCGAGGCCCAGTGAGGGCCTGAGAGGCTGAGGCCGCTGTCTGAGGGCAAGGGGGAGGGGCGCGGCCCGCCTGAGTTGATTGGGTGGGTCAATTCTGTGGCGACTTAGTGGGCCACTGTGAGGTAATTTGACTCACTACCCTGAGGAGATTGGGGCGCACAGCAAGCTAGGTTTGATCTGGGCTTTGAAAACGGAAATCGGTCTTCAGCGCTTAGGAAATCTTTCAGTTGGTAGGTGGTGAAGCCGGAACTAACGCCATATGCACTCGAGCAACATCGTGATCGCCAGTTTGGGGCTTATTTAAGGATCCTGGGATCACTGATGGCGAAGAcgtgtggctgtccagttttatGACTGAAGTTGCTAGACTTCCGGATTGGTAAGTTTCCGGATTGGTGAATTTCCTCACAGGAAATTTAgaggaacaacagcaacaaaaaactcGGAAGAACGGGAAGATGGAGCAGTAATTAAATCGCCAACTCCAGTATCAGCTACTCTAGGACGAACCACATTCCACTCAGTGAATTATTGCAAATTAATGCTAATGTTCCTTAAGACTACAGATTTATGACGTAGTTTCTTCCAAAATATTACATCGTAGTCATTGAGAGgataaaaaaatttaaggaagaaatcagtttttgttttagacgtctttttgaatatattttagatGGATAACTAGATAACTTTGTTTAACTGAGGAGCACAGATTTACCAAATTTTTACTGGAAGGAGTCCTGAAAAATCTATTCCATTGTAACTTGTATTTCCCGATTAGTGGTTAAAGAACTGGAGACATCACCGCACTCATGGCTTTCACGAATTACAGCAGTCTGAATCGAGCTCAGCTAACCTTTGAATATCTACATACAAATTCGTAAGTATTCTGTAGGTGCCTCTGAGGTCACTGATAACTCATTGCTCGATATTCATATGGAAGTCTTTTTCCCAGGAAGTTttgcatttttactttttggGATATGTCACTGGAGGAGTCTTGAGCTCTGTATGGAAGAACTGAGATCAGTGAAATGTTTGTTGCTAATCCAGAAGAATATGATCTTCCTTTACTGGATCAAAATTTATTTGATAGAAGGCAAACTAATTCCTTGGAGTCTGTATATTGAGTTTCATTCAAGTGTTTGATAGGAATCCAACAAGTACTCATCTTGGATCGCCAAAAATTGGACTATTCTATTCAACCCCTTGTCTTTGGTGACAACAGCCAAAACAGCCAATACAGTTGTGTAataacaagtcttttttttttttttaagaaggaaaaaagaaaaaagaatgaagacattTAAAGGACAACTTGTGAGAAGAAGttatttttccccccagaaaacaagtttgctttatttttctgggaaatTTGTCCTCATCCAATATAGTTTTTAATATGTTAAGCAGGAAGTGATAACTTGATTAAATCCATGATTTAAATAGCCTTACCCCCAAAGTTTCACAAATCATTGAATAAATGCTGTGTTTGTAGTTCTTTGAGTTTGTGAAGAGATTGCCATCACTCCATTGATCTGGAATATTTCAAGGTTAATCCTTACGCCCACTTTCTTGGAGTTGATGCAATGAGGGCATCATTGTTTAGTCTTTTAATACATTCATTTGGCATTTTTGAGATGAAGGTAAGTCTCATTTTAATGCTAGAGAGGTGGTGAGCAGCTTAATGAATGGTCCAGAGGTCAGAAGAACCACCTTCAGGATTGAGAATATAGACTCTAGTTTTCAAGTACTAGTACAGTAACTTTAGTTGTCAAGTAATAGTACAATAATCAATAACCATTTACAGAAAAGAACCACATATTTGTATCTGTAATTTTTTGTTTGCTATTTTTCCTatggaggaaataaaatttttctgaGTAGTGAATTGCAAAATGAGAGCCTGGTTTTGTTTAGGATAGTTCTTACTGAACTAGAGTACTAGAGTATGGATTGTAGAGGTCACCTAGGTGTAGTTTCATGTTGCAGCTGATGAATCTGAAATCGAACTAGATAAGGCCTCTGATCAAAAGTTATACCCATCTTGCTGGTAGCATAGCCATGAGCAGAACCTTTAGTATCCTTGTTTGTATTTGAGCTGCCACATTAAGAACAAACAGTTGAAGGCCACTTAGATGTTCACAGATTGTGTTTGATAAATTCATTTCTGAGTTTTGGGGTGAGGGACCAAATTTTGAATGACAGACTATGTGATGATCTTGGAAGACCATTGAAGGAGACTTGATTCTGGGTTCTTGTTTAGCTTACCCAAAGATTGTATTTGATAATAAAatgatagtgaaaagtgaaagtgttaattgctcagtcatgtttgactctgcggccgcatggtctgtagcctaccaggctcctctgcccatggaattctccaggtaagaatactggagtgagtagtagccattcccttttctgggggatgttctcaacccagggatggaacccgggtctcctgcatcgcaggcagattctttaccatctgagccataccatctgagctaccaggaactGTGGCTTCTGCCAGTCACATTTAAACATGgtcaaaaataatctttttagCAATCCTACTGGAGTAAGGGTTATTCCTGTTTTGCATTTGAGAAGACTGAAGTTCAAAGAGATTATTACATGCTAGAGGTTACACAGCTTCAAGGCAGTTTCAATGCACCAAGATTCAAAGTGGTAAGATTTATCTGGCCACATTAGTGCTTTTAACCATTAGGCAACACCAGCTGTAGTCAGTTTTACCTTTAAAAGCTTGTTTCCTTGTATATGTGCCAGAAGGTTTACTTTCCATTTTGTAAGTCTTCAATTTTAGAttgggcttgccttgtggcttagctggtaatgaatccaccttgaattcgggagacctggtttgatccctgggttgggaagctcccctggagaagggaaaggcctccagtattctggccaggagataAATTTCAGTTTATCTCAGTGAACCTCTAAGTTGAGGATTCTgggattatttcatttcttttgctatTTTATGGCTTGAAAATAGGAGAACAGAGCAAAGGAAAGAATTGAACCTCAGTTAAGTCTCTTGTTTGAAATTGGAGAATTTTCTGGGAATTTGACTTACTGTGTTGAACTGGAACCACTTGCTTGCATAAACGTTTTTGAGAGTTGGATGTATCATTTTGGAAGCTCTGGAATTTATTATCTGGATCACACCTTAGAAGTTGTTTACTTTTGAATGTATCCAGTTCTACCGGAAGAAAAGATGAACCCCAGAACACCTAGATATGTTTTTGGTTTGTAACCAGTTTCAAGACCTTTATTGTGACCTGACTGGAAGTTCATTTCTAgaggaaacaaattttaaaattttcagaaaatgtgACTTGGTAATGATGGTAGATGTGTCCTCTGGGTTAAGTGGTATGGTGTTaacctccagagaagggagggttttccttcttttttataattaaaacaagAAGACCATTTTAGGGTGTCTGATATCTATAAATTGCCATGGTGTATATTGTGAAAGAAATGACTCCTTAGCACCCATTTAGCAGAGTCCAGGATAGAAGGGTAGAAATCAGGGTGATGCAGTAGAAAGTGCGTGGGCTTgggagccagccaggcttctgttTCCTGGCTGTGTCCTTGGGTAGGTCTACTTATCTGAGCCTCGGTTTcatcatttacaaaacaggacTAATCTGACAATGTTTATGAGGATTGTGTAAAATAGTTTATAAGGTAATCAGACTGCACATAGTTCATAGTAAATACTGAATAGATAGTGACGGTTATTTGTTGTAGTTATAATATTAGCTCATATAAACCAAAAATTGGTCAGTGTGATAGCAACTTGATGTTTGGGGATGGTCATTAGGCAGATTAATTTTCAATAAATTCTAGAGCATCTGTTGAGGATAATAAACACCTGCTTGGAATTATTATTGTTTTGATATTGTTCTATAGTAACTTGATTATATCAGCATTAGGGTTTGAGGTAGGTCTGGGAAATTCTAACATGGAAGGCTTAGGtgaatttcttttaaatactGCAAGTTGGTCATACAAGATGATTGAAGTTAGGGTTTTTTGAATAAAAGTGGTTTTATGCTTTTACTGCTGTTTAGTGTGGTGGTGGGTTTTGTGACTGCTGCTGAAAAGTCCATGAGCAGTCTAGGTGCCAGATTCAAGATGGAGTGATAGTTGTAATGTTCCTTTGGCAGAAAGTATATATCTTCAGTCATTCTGTTTGCAGTATTGCTAAGTGGCTCGATGGAGCAGGGTGCTTATGTATAAGATGCCTGCTGTGTATGTCTATTCCTTTTGGCACATTTAAAAGCTTATTGTCTCGGCCATTTATAGCTTTGAGTTGTTTTATTGATACGGGAAGTGAAGGTAGAGGAACCTTTCAACTTTACAAACGGTATTTCTTGTGATTTATAATCCTGTTGAAATATGGGTTCATGCTAAATATATTAAAGCCTTTAAATGTAAGATGGTTGCCCTGGAAGTTTGCAGCTTTATTTTTTAGCAGTTAAGGCAATTAACTCTGGACTGCATATCCAAGAACTTAGTAGAACCTATCCCTGTGTGATGGGGTTATAAATATTCTATTGCTTTAAATTCAGGCTGAATATAAATAGACCGTTTTCCTTACATAATGAATAGATTTACACTTGAATTTGTCATTGGAAATGCTGAGATGCAAAGCTATTTTGATTGTGGCACAATTGGTATAAAAGCCACAATCAGTTGAAAGTGAAGAGTTCGTTAAAAATCTTTGTCTTTTTCCAGATGGTTGATCTTTCTTGGATTACATGTAAAGAATCTTTAGGTCTGTGAAGAAAAGAATTTCCTTTGATCCTTATATAAATAACTCTAAACTGCTCGCTAGCAATGAATTCATCTCTTtgaatattatttgaaaaaaaggGAAGATCTTTTATAgttggtgtttttgtttcttatgaTTTGGGAGATATTTAGAACTTTAGTTTTAGCACTTATTAATAGGCTCAGTTGGAGGTTTGGAGAAGATTCTGAGTGTCGTCTCTGACCTCACCAACAGTTGTCGCAAAAGGCCCCTTTTGTGATGTGTCAGTGCACGTCACAAAAGCACCCCTTAGCTACATTTAAAGATATGTTAACTTACCTGAAATACGTTTTGTGGAACAGCATTGATACCGTCTGGAACAACGAAGACATTTGGAATGTTCTTAGATTCTAAATATACAAAGCAGTTTTCTAACAATTGTGTAGAAAACAGTGAAAACTTAGCCAGAAGTGctttgtcctttgcttttttgAGACATTATTGAATTCTGAGTGTCTTTAATTTTCACGTGAAGcgacaaaaaatatattttgtgagAAGCCAttgccatttctgtttttttgattCTTTGCCTGGATGGCAGAGGTATCAGAATTAGTTTTCCAGATTATTCATATTCACCACGGTCACTACCATAGGCCAGATACTTCATTCTTCCTTTATTTCTACACACAAATTATAGTCTAAGATTGTATTCTTGTgtcccccacccctaccctaGGAATTGTATTTCTGAGATTCCTTGAATTCAAGGAAATGAGAAGTATTGCAGTGGaatttgttattttccattttaaccttcaaaaattttttttttatttttatttttttttatattttttttattagttggaggccaatcacttcacaacatttcagtgggttttgtcatacattgatatgaatcagccatggatttacacatcttccccatcccaatccccgctcccacctccctctccacccgattcctctgggtcttcccagtgcaccaggccggagcacttgtctcatgccaaaatttttttaaaacgtaGAGTATAGAAAACTAATTTACTTCATAAGTTACTTAGTCACGACAAAGTCAGACAGGAAAATGATTGGTTGAAAGCTTTAGAGCAAATACTAGTTTTACTTTTAACTTGTATTACTCTCAGTAAATcagtttatttaattttccaGCTTTTCTCCCAATTTAATACGTggcataatataaaattttttgtttcttcagtagATAGTTTGAAGAGTTTAGGGTGATAATTTTGgagacaaaattttttaaataactaaagaTATGGATGCTTTATTCAGgtttttttccttgtgaaaatttttttatttcatgtgaAATAAGAATTAGATTTAGAGGAATTTGAGCTCTTTTCAGGGAAATTGGAGATTAAATTTCTACTTTTTGTTACAGCATGGTACTTCATTTGGATCAGCAACAGATACATATATTCACTGTTCTCATGGAAAAAAGTTCTTCCTAAAATTCCAAGGACTagtagttttaatttaaaaaattgcatttatAAAAACGTGGAGATTTATTTGAGGGAAAAACTGTTCCTGGACAGTTgagttttgggtttattttataAACAAGTGTTTTACAATTTGTTTTGAACAATACAGTAAGTACTCACAGATCCTAGATGCTGGCTATTTTAATATTGGTATATTCTAAATAGATATAGAAGTTTTCACTTTATGGACTGAAACTTTgtatacaaaaaaattaattggaataatatgggttttttttaatatttttttttacattgtgaTAGTAATATATTATGTGAGTTAATGCTTACAAAAGTCAGAGTTTCAttatttccctggcagtccagtggttaagactgctcttccattgcagagggcccgggtttgatccctggtcagggaattaagatccatATGTTGCACCACagggccaggaaaaaaaaaaaattctaggtgGTTCTAGGTTGATGTATCTACTCTCACATCTAATGAGGACTATTGTGGAAACAGCACCAATGAAAGGAGGTGTAAGCAGAGGAAGGCATGCTTACCAAAATCAGGGAGCATcaaaaactgaattattttttcctttctccccacTTTCAAGTGGAGTATTTTTGCATATAAATTGCACAATACTGAATGGTTTTTCACCAGTTAATCATCACAAAGGTATTGGTAAAGCTAAATGGTAATGATTTCTCCATTGAGCATTCTTAGAGATAGGCAGAAACTGACAGCTGGTAGAGgcaatgataaataaaatatagatgtttttctaggtaGAATATGAATAGTGAAAAACATTGCTTTAGCAGTAGAGCTAGAGCAGTAGAACTCTAGAAAGACTTGAATTGTGGAGAAGTTTAAAACTTGAATAGTGTAATTTGATGATGCAAGTAGCAATTTTAGGtttttcccaaaaaaaaaaaaccttttaaatattttataaccttGACATTTTATTAGGAACTGTAGCTTAATTGATAATTCTTTTGCTGATtcttaatatttatcatttcAGAACCACTCATGAATTCTTGTTTGGTGCTCTTGCTGAACTAGTTGATAATGCAAGGTATGTAGTCTTCAGGTGTGCAGTCTGTGCTTGAAAACTTTTTGGGTTTTTGTGATCTCTGATCTCTGAAGACTTGGGAGGAAGGCAGTTCTTTTGCATATATGACTCACTCCTAGGAGGCATCTTAcccaaaaagtattttaaatagcaCATTTGTTgataatttaatccatttatttctttgttccaGACTAAAAATAGTGAACTTACGAACTCTAAAGCTACCTTCCATGTGTATTAGAACAAGATAATTGTTGCGAAACACAGGGAATTAAGATTAAAAACTTAAGGATCTAATTACTAGGACAAACTCTTTTAATTTGTGCTACCAGGATAGTAAACCATCTaatgtctttaaaattatttcagagtTCTGTGTCTTCCCAAAAtatacagtcagccctctgtatctgcaggtctgcatctgtggattcaagGAACCACAGATCGAAAGTGTTGGAAAAGTTCCAGAAGGTTCCAAAGGCAAAACTCGAGTTTGCTGCTTGcttgcaactatttacatagcatttacattgtgttaGTTATCATAAGTAACTTAGAGATGATTTGGAGTAA
Protein-coding regions in this window:
- the TUG1 gene encoding taurine up-regulated 1, with amino-acid sequence LKEALARPPPLPGLVGRRSGRAVDRAIGWRLFLLLWHPALGAQARPPRRAPGGRWRSRRVFLLVRRTRAAAYAFAIRRGVVRVVGGGGQLLRPAPGEAAAAGFGAAGEAGVAGAGLEAWRHPSGPARTQLGGQEGAGGWLVVGFLLCLFLLMPP